From the genome of Deltaproteobacteria bacterium, one region includes:
- a CDS encoding 2-hydroxyacyl-CoA dehydratase translates to MITRRRLEYELVKHVVGPATLRFDTLRGELKRRKKKPRPDSPFGPPLEAAHKLKELMSLHYLAGRYADGAVPVAWVTSGFPVEFLRPFGFHAVYPENHAALCSAQKQVPELASAAEAEGYATDLCSYARCDLGSAFTGKTPVGRLPKPDLLCCCTNICQTLLYWYRALATHFNVPLVLIDPPFVYGKAKPHHHQYILDQMEELLAEAARVSRKQVSLAELVEVMHLAREGTALWGECLDASRNRPAPWTGFDGFVHIGPIVALRGTKECNAYYRLLRDELHDRVKKGIGGIKNERHRLMWDNLPIWYGLRELSTLLAERGFNFVCTSYTNAWAEGGALVDPSQPMASMARAYSHVLLNQDLKNRLSVLERLARTYEVEGAVLHSDRSCKPYSVGQIDLKDRLQKALGIRVLLFEADHADPRAYAKEPAENRLTAFLESFA, encoded by the coding sequence ATGATCACCCGTCGCCGCCTGGAGTACGAGCTCGTGAAGCACGTCGTGGGGCCCGCCACCCTGCGCTTCGACACGCTCCGAGGAGAGCTCAAGCGACGCAAGAAGAAGCCGCGCCCGGACAGCCCCTTCGGCCCGCCCCTCGAGGCGGCGCACAAGCTGAAGGAGCTGATGAGCCTGCACTACCTCGCCGGGCGCTACGCCGACGGCGCGGTGCCGGTGGCCTGGGTCACGAGCGGCTTCCCCGTCGAGTTCCTCCGCCCCTTCGGCTTCCACGCCGTCTACCCCGAGAACCACGCCGCGCTCTGCAGCGCGCAGAAGCAGGTCCCCGAGCTCGCCAGCGCCGCCGAGGCGGAGGGCTACGCGACGGACCTCTGCAGCTACGCCCGCTGCGACCTCGGGAGCGCGTTCACGGGGAAGACCCCCGTCGGGCGCTTGCCCAAGCCGGACCTCCTCTGCTGCTGCACCAACATCTGCCAGACCCTCCTCTACTGGTACCGGGCGCTCGCGACGCACTTCAACGTACCGCTCGTGCTGATCGACCCGCCCTTCGTCTACGGCAAGGCCAAGCCGCACCACCATCAGTACATCCTCGACCAGATGGAGGAGCTGCTGGCCGAAGCGGCGCGCGTGTCGAGAAAGCAGGTCTCGCTGGCCGAGCTGGTGGAGGTGATGCACCTCGCCCGCGAGGGGACGGCCCTGTGGGGGGAGTGCCTCGACGCCAGCCGCAACCGCCCCGCCCCGTGGACCGGCTTCGACGGCTTCGTGCATATCGGCCCCATCGTCGCGCTGCGCGGGACGAAGGAGTGCAACGCCTACTACCGCCTCCTGCGCGACGAGCTCCACGATCGCGTGAAGAAGGGGATCGGCGGCATCAAGAACGAACGTCACCGCCTGATGTGGGACAACCTGCCGATCTGGTACGGGCTGCGCGAGCTCTCGACCCTGCTCGCGGAGCGCGGCTTCAACTTCGTCTGCACGAGCTACACGAACGCCTGGGCCGAAGGAGGCGCGCTGGTGGATCCCAGCCAGCCGATGGCCTCCATGGCCCGGGCCTACAGCCACGTGCTGCTCAACCAGGACCTGAAGAACCGGCTCTCCGTGCTGGAGCGCCTCGCCCGGACCTACGAGGTGGAGGGCGCGGTGCTGCACAGCGACCGCTCGTGCAAGCCCTACTCCGTCGGACAGATCGACCTCAAGGATCGGCTGCAGAAGGCGCTCGGGATCCGGGTGCTGCTCTTCGAGGCCGACCACGCCGACCCGCGCGCCTACGCCAAGGAGCCGGCGGAGAACCGGCTGACCGCCTTTCTGGAGAGCTTCGCGTGA
- a CDS encoding 2-hydroxyacyl-CoA dehydratase, whose protein sequence is MRNAYIANQKSAHGRKALAVLPIHYPKELLTALDILAVELWGPPGPPRGPDAGRVQTYVCSIVRNALAFMAAGGADAADGVLFPHTCDSIQGLATVAPDMGGWTKPAFTFQHPKGSSRPSARTFVAAELRSLAEELAAFAGRSLEPERLWAALRLHREIDRLRAELLDGRTRLPMTDPELYRLLRRGEFLWPEEHLAELRTARDALGDDAAQSGVPVMITGYVPEPLSLLEALNDAGAYVCGDDYAAVGRRVQRALLGTAGDPLAELSRQYFLASPCSTRSADQSARLRYLTDLFDRSGARGVIVHVLKFCEPELFDIPAIRRTFAARKVPVLVVEGELEPEISGQLVTRLEAFVELLGQTRRAA, encoded by the coding sequence ATGCGGAACGCCTACATCGCCAACCAGAAGTCCGCCCACGGTCGCAAGGCCCTGGCCGTCCTGCCGATCCATTACCCAAAGGAGCTCCTCACGGCGCTCGACATCCTGGCCGTGGAGCTCTGGGGCCCGCCCGGCCCTCCGCGCGGACCCGACGCGGGACGGGTGCAGACGTACGTCTGCTCCATCGTGCGCAACGCCCTGGCCTTCATGGCCGCGGGCGGGGCCGACGCCGCCGACGGAGTGCTCTTCCCGCACACCTGCGATTCGATCCAGGGGCTGGCCACGGTCGCCCCCGACATGGGTGGCTGGACCAAGCCCGCGTTCACCTTCCAGCACCCGAAGGGCTCTTCGCGCCCGAGCGCGCGCACCTTCGTCGCGGCGGAGCTCCGGTCGCTGGCCGAGGAGCTCGCCGCTTTCGCCGGCCGCTCGCTCGAACCGGAGCGGTTGTGGGCGGCTCTCCGGCTGCACCGCGAGATCGACCGCCTGCGCGCCGAGCTGCTCGACGGCCGCACCCGCCTGCCGATGACCGACCCCGAGCTCTACCGCCTCCTCCGGCGCGGCGAGTTCCTCTGGCCCGAGGAGCACCTCGCCGAGCTCCGCACCGCGCGCGACGCGCTCGGTGACGACGCGGCCCAGAGCGGCGTGCCGGTGATGATCACGGGCTACGTCCCCGAGCCGCTCTCGCTCCTCGAGGCGCTGAACGACGCCGGGGCCTACGTCTGCGGCGACGACTACGCCGCCGTCGGTCGCCGCGTGCAGCGCGCGCTCCTCGGTACCGCCGGAGACCCGCTGGCCGAGCTCTCGCGCCAGTACTTCCTCGCCTCCCCCTGCTCCACGCGGTCGGCCGACCAGTCGGCGCGCCTGCGCTACCTGACCGACCTCTTCGACCGCAGCGGCGCCCGCGGGGTGATCGTGCACGTCCTCAAGTTCTGCGAGCCGGAGCTCTTCGACATCCCGGCCATCCGGCGCACCTTCGCCGCCCGGAAGGTGCCCGTGCTGGTCGTCGAAGGCGAGCTCGAGCCGGAGATCTCGGGGCAGCTCGTCACGCGGCTCGAAGCCTTCGTGGAGCTCCTCGGCCAGACCCGGAGGGCCGCATGA
- a CDS encoding 4Fe-4S binding protein, giving the protein MRRISLVRRAVQVLCFAFVVYGGFAVGQVLELGRGEFVDETGFSGKFERGKGVRLVEREKVRVDAYLPATSCTYQHKGFFAACSLAFVSEHLSWLTPFSYLVPQLLLLLSLMFVGGRLWCGWVCPFGFLSDLLIGLRKLVGLDHLRVSRRWRDGLVVTKYALLGASLLVSILAAVPALAGSRPDLFLPFCQVCLGRYASPLLTGAQVCWTNFANPIQATLTVLGLSALALFFLGFFVRRLYCRICPIGGLTAPFNRYGLVGLFKVAEKCTQCGACSRVCPVDNLTVEERPDTGSVAACECVMCLRCVEACPEPGCLEFTFAGRKVVSS; this is encoded by the coding sequence GTGCGACGTATCAGTCTCGTCCGGCGCGCGGTGCAGGTCCTCTGCTTCGCGTTCGTCGTCTACGGTGGGTTCGCCGTCGGGCAGGTTCTCGAGCTCGGGCGCGGCGAGTTCGTCGACGAGACCGGCTTCTCCGGCAAGTTCGAGCGGGGCAAAGGGGTGCGGCTCGTCGAGCGGGAGAAGGTGCGGGTGGACGCCTACCTCCCGGCGACCTCCTGCACCTACCAGCACAAGGGCTTCTTCGCCGCCTGCAGCCTGGCCTTCGTCTCGGAGCACCTGAGCTGGCTGACCCCCTTTTCGTACCTCGTGCCGCAGCTCCTCCTGCTCCTGAGTCTCATGTTCGTCGGTGGGCGCCTCTGGTGCGGGTGGGTCTGTCCCTTCGGCTTTCTGAGCGATCTCTTGATCGGGCTGCGCAAGCTTGTGGGCCTCGACCACCTCCGCGTCTCGAGGCGCTGGCGCGACGGGCTCGTGGTGACCAAGTACGCGCTGCTCGGGGCGAGCCTCCTGGTCTCGATCCTGGCCGCGGTCCCCGCGCTGGCCGGCTCCCGGCCGGATCTGTTCCTGCCCTTCTGCCAGGTCTGTCTGGGGCGCTACGCCTCGCCGCTCCTCACCGGCGCGCAGGTCTGCTGGACCAACTTCGCGAACCCGATCCAGGCCACGCTCACCGTGCTCGGCCTCTCGGCGCTCGCGCTCTTCTTCCTCGGCTTCTTCGTGCGACGGCTTTACTGCCGCATCTGCCCGATCGGCGGGCTCACCGCGCCTTTCAACCGCTACGGCCTCGTGGGGCTCTTCAAGGTGGCCGAGAAGTGCACGCAGTGCGGAGCCTGCTCGCGGGTCTGCCCGGTGGACAACCTGACCGTCGAGGAGCGGCCCGATACGGGCTCCGTGGCCGCCTGCGAGTGCGTGATGTGCCTGCGCTGCGTCGAGGCCTGCCCCGAGCCGGGCTGCCTCGAGTTCACCTTCGCGGGGCGGAAGGTGGTGAGCTCCTGA